The following proteins come from a genomic window of Pseudochaenichthys georgianus chromosome 17, fPseGeo1.2, whole genome shotgun sequence:
- the LOC117461812 gene encoding discoidin domain-containing receptor 2-like isoform X2, protein MKVMKVEQISHHVVFILLAAAVQCQVNPEMCRYPLGMTGGQIQDEDISASSHWSESTAARFGRVDLDNGDGDGAWCPDIMSEPDGLTEYLQVDLRSLHFITLVGTQGRHADGMGNEFAQRYRIKYSRDGSNWVGWHDRKGRQVIEGNRNAYDVVLKDLEPPIIARYVRFMPVTDHSMIVCMRVELYGCQWLDGLMSYTIPEGHQMIYRGLDVYFNDSVYDGASAERLTKGLGQLTDGTWGLDDFLHSHIYGMWPGYDYLGWNNKSLPKGYVEMIFEFDRVRNFTSMKVHCNNMFSRGVRMFRQATCYFRSGPDWESDPVTFRPELDRKSQGARFITVPLGDRTASAIKCRFHFSDGWMLLSEVAFQSGSAVYNTSLTPRKHGRPTNLLPGEDPFHKVDDSNTRILIGCLVAIIAILLAIIVIILWRQVWQKMLEKASRRLLDHELTARLAVQTQAFSSLHSSLTSDSGSTSNSTYESIFPLCSDYQEPSRLIRKLPEFAQSTEHLGPSISPRALASSGLDGAPHYAEADIISLQESADCYSITAVNMNLFSGTDSSMREFPRHKLAFKEKLGEGQFGEVHLCEAEGMQDFLDEDLSIEGTNESPLLVAVKTLREDANKNARNDFLKEIRIMSRLRDPNIVRLLAVCVDTDPLCMITEYMENGDLNQFLCMLRLKEAAGGDKAEPEEEEGESMVSYSKLIAMAVQIASGMKYLSSLNFVHRDLATRNCLVGKNYTIKIADFGMSRNLYRGDYYRIQGRAVLPIRWMSWESILLGKFTMASDVWAYGVTLWEILTLCKKQPYSQLSDEQVIENTGEFFRDQGKQVYLPKPLCCPDRVYNDLMLSCWRRNAKQRPSFQDIHTQLMESMA, encoded by the exons AAATGTGTCGATATCCCCTCGGTATGACCGGCGGACAGATTCAGGACGAGGACATCTCTGCGTCCAGCCATTGGTCGGAGTCCACCGCTGCCAGATTCGGCAG AGTTGATTTAGATAACGGAGACGGGGACGGGGCCTGGTGTCCTGACATCATGTCAGAGCCGGACGGCCTCACAGAGTACCTCCAGGTGGACCTGCGTTCGCTGCACTTCATCACGCTGGTGGGCACCCAAGGTCGCCACGCCGACGGCATGGGTAATGAGTTCGCCCAGAGATACAGGATCAAGTACAGCCGCGACGGCAGCAACTGGGTTGGCTGGCATGACAGGAAGGGGAGGCAG GTCATCGAGGGGAACAGGAATGCGTACGACGTGGTGCTGAAGGACCTGGAGCCGCCCATCATAGCGCGTTACGTCCGCTTCATGCCTGTGACTGACCACTCCATGATAGTGTGCATGAGAGTGGAGCTGTACGGCTGCCAATGGCTGG ATGGCCTGATGTCTTACACCATTCCAGAGGGACACCAAATGATCTACAGAGGCCTGGATGTCTACTTCAATGACTCTGTGTATGACGGAGCATCAGCTGAAAG GCTGACAAAGGGCCTGGGCCAGCTGACAGATGGCACCTGGGGACTAGATGATTTTCTGCACAGCCACATATACGGCATGTGGCCGGGGTATGACTACTTGGGCTGGAACAACAAGAGCCTCCCCAAAGGTTACGTGGAGATGATCTTTGAGTTCGACCGCGTCCGAAACTTCACTTCCATGAAG GTCCACTGTAATAACATGTTCAGCCGAGGGGTGAGGATGTTCCGTCAGGCCACCTGCTACTTCCGCTCGGGACCGGACTGGGAGTCTGACCCGGTGACCTTCAGGCCCGAGTTGGACCGCAAAAGCCAAGGCGCCCGTTTCATCACTGTTCCCCTCGGCGACCGCACAGCCAGCGCCATCAAATGTCGTTTCCACTTCAGCGACGGGTGGATGCTGTTGAGTGAGGTGGCCTTCCAGTCAG gCTCTGCCGTGTACAACACATCTCTGACTCCTCGCAAACATGGACGTCCCACAAACCTACTGCCAG gagaggatccgtttcatAAAGTGGACGACAGCAACACCAGGATCCTGATTGGCTGCCTGGTAGCTATTATAGCAATCTTATTGGCTATCATCGTCATCATCCTGTGGAGGCAGGTCTGGCAAAAGATGCTTGAGAAG GCCTCCCGTCGCCTGCTGGACCATGAACTCACCGCTCGTCTGGCGGTGCAGACACAGGCGTTCTCCTCCCTCCACTCCTCTCTGACCAGCGATAGCGGCTCCACCTCCAACTCCACCTACGAGAGCATCTTCCCCCTCTGCTCCGACTACCAGGAGCCTTCCCGCCTCATCCGGAAACTCCCCGAGTTCGCTCAGTCCACGGAACACCTCG GACCCAGCATCTCCCCCAGAGCTCTTGCATCCAGCGGGTTGGACGGAGCCCCCCACTATGCGGAGGCGGACATCATCAGCCTCCAGGAGTCTGCAGACTGCTACTCCATCACGGCCGTCAACATGAATCTCTTCTCTGGAACCGATTCCTCCATGAGAGAGTTCCCCCGACACAAGCTCGCCTTCAAGGAGAAACTGGGAGAGGGCCAGTTTGGAGAA GTGCACTTGTGTGAGGCCGAGGGCATGCAGGACTTTCTGGATGAGGATTTGTCCATAGAGGGAACCAACgagtcccctctgctggtcgcTGTGAAAACACTGCGGGAAGATGCCAACAAGAATGCAAG GAACGACTTCCTGAAGGAGATCCGGATCATGTCCCGCCTCAGGGATCCCAACATCGTGCGTCTGCTGGCGGTGTGTGTGGACACCGACCCGCTGTGTATGATCACAGAGTACATGGAGAACGGAGACCTGAACCAGTTCCTCTGCATGCTGCGACTGAAGGAGGCCGCTGGTGGAGACAAGGCAGAgccggaggaagaggagggggagagTATGGTCAG CTACAGTAAACTCATCGCCATGGCTGTGCAGATTGCGTCCGGTATGAAGTACCTGTCCTCTCTCAACTTTGTGCACCGTGATCTGGCGACCCGTAACTGCCTGGTGGGGAAGAACTACACCATAAAGATCGCTGACTTTGGCATGAGCAGGAACCTGTACAGAGGGGACTACTACAGGATCCAGGGCCGCGCCGTGCTGCCCATCCGCTGGATGTCCTGGGAGAGCATCCTGCTG GGGAAGTTCACCATGGCCAGTGACGTGTGGGCCTACGGTGTGACTCTGTGGGAGATCCTAACTCTGTGTAAGAAGCAGCCATACTCCCAGCTCTCTGACGAGCAGGTCATCGAGAACACAGGAGAGTTCTTCAGGGACCAGGGCAAGCAG GTGTACCTGCCGAAGCCTCTGTGTTGTCCGGACAGAGTTTACAATGATCTGATGCtgagctgctggaggaggaacgCCAAGCAGAGGCCGAGCTTCCAGGACATCCACACTCAGCTGATGGAGAGCATGGCGTAG
- the LOC117461812 gene encoding discoidin domain-containing receptor 2-like isoform X1 produces MTVIEGNRNAYDVVLKDLEPPIIARYVRFMPVTDHSMIVCMRVELYGCQWLDGLMSYTIPEGHQMIYRGLDVYFNDSVYDGASAERLTKGLGQLTDGTWGLDDFLHSHIYGMWPGYDYLGWNNKSLPKGYVEMIFEFDRVRNFTSMKVHCNNMFSRGVRMFRQATCYFRSGPDWESDPVTFRPELDRKSQGARFITVPLGDRTASAIKCRFHFSDGWMLLSEVAFQSGSAVYNTSLTPRKHGRPTNLLPGEDPFHKVDDSNTRILIGCLVAIIAILLAIIVIILWRQVWQKMLEKASRRLLDHELTARLAVQTQAFSSLHSSLTSDSGSTSNSTYESIFPLCSDYQEPSRLIRKLPEFAQSTEHLGPSISPRALASSGLDGAPHYAEADIISLQESADCYSITAVNMNLFSGTDSSMREFPRHKLAFKEKLGEGQFGEVHLCEAEGMQDFLDEDLSIEGTNESPLLVAVKTLREDANKNARNDFLKEIRIMSRLRDPNIVRLLAVCVDTDPLCMITEYMENGDLNQFLCMLRLKEAAGGDKAEPEEEEGESMVSYSKLIAMAVQIASGMKYLSSLNFVHRDLATRNCLVGKNYTIKIADFGMSRNLYRGDYYRIQGRAVLPIRWMSWESILLGKFTMASDVWAYGVTLWEILTLCKKQPYSQLSDEQVIENTGEFFRDQGKQVYLPKPLCCPDRVYNDLMLSCWRRNAKQRPSFQDIHTQLMESMA; encoded by the exons ATGACG GTCATCGAGGGGAACAGGAATGCGTACGACGTGGTGCTGAAGGACCTGGAGCCGCCCATCATAGCGCGTTACGTCCGCTTCATGCCTGTGACTGACCACTCCATGATAGTGTGCATGAGAGTGGAGCTGTACGGCTGCCAATGGCTGG ATGGCCTGATGTCTTACACCATTCCAGAGGGACACCAAATGATCTACAGAGGCCTGGATGTCTACTTCAATGACTCTGTGTATGACGGAGCATCAGCTGAAAG GCTGACAAAGGGCCTGGGCCAGCTGACAGATGGCACCTGGGGACTAGATGATTTTCTGCACAGCCACATATACGGCATGTGGCCGGGGTATGACTACTTGGGCTGGAACAACAAGAGCCTCCCCAAAGGTTACGTGGAGATGATCTTTGAGTTCGACCGCGTCCGAAACTTCACTTCCATGAAG GTCCACTGTAATAACATGTTCAGCCGAGGGGTGAGGATGTTCCGTCAGGCCACCTGCTACTTCCGCTCGGGACCGGACTGGGAGTCTGACCCGGTGACCTTCAGGCCCGAGTTGGACCGCAAAAGCCAAGGCGCCCGTTTCATCACTGTTCCCCTCGGCGACCGCACAGCCAGCGCCATCAAATGTCGTTTCCACTTCAGCGACGGGTGGATGCTGTTGAGTGAGGTGGCCTTCCAGTCAG gCTCTGCCGTGTACAACACATCTCTGACTCCTCGCAAACATGGACGTCCCACAAACCTACTGCCAG gagaggatccgtttcatAAAGTGGACGACAGCAACACCAGGATCCTGATTGGCTGCCTGGTAGCTATTATAGCAATCTTATTGGCTATCATCGTCATCATCCTGTGGAGGCAGGTCTGGCAAAAGATGCTTGAGAAG GCCTCCCGTCGCCTGCTGGACCATGAACTCACCGCTCGTCTGGCGGTGCAGACACAGGCGTTCTCCTCCCTCCACTCCTCTCTGACCAGCGATAGCGGCTCCACCTCCAACTCCACCTACGAGAGCATCTTCCCCCTCTGCTCCGACTACCAGGAGCCTTCCCGCCTCATCCGGAAACTCCCCGAGTTCGCTCAGTCCACGGAACACCTCG GACCCAGCATCTCCCCCAGAGCTCTTGCATCCAGCGGGTTGGACGGAGCCCCCCACTATGCGGAGGCGGACATCATCAGCCTCCAGGAGTCTGCAGACTGCTACTCCATCACGGCCGTCAACATGAATCTCTTCTCTGGAACCGATTCCTCCATGAGAGAGTTCCCCCGACACAAGCTCGCCTTCAAGGAGAAACTGGGAGAGGGCCAGTTTGGAGAA GTGCACTTGTGTGAGGCCGAGGGCATGCAGGACTTTCTGGATGAGGATTTGTCCATAGAGGGAACCAACgagtcccctctgctggtcgcTGTGAAAACACTGCGGGAAGATGCCAACAAGAATGCAAG GAACGACTTCCTGAAGGAGATCCGGATCATGTCCCGCCTCAGGGATCCCAACATCGTGCGTCTGCTGGCGGTGTGTGTGGACACCGACCCGCTGTGTATGATCACAGAGTACATGGAGAACGGAGACCTGAACCAGTTCCTCTGCATGCTGCGACTGAAGGAGGCCGCTGGTGGAGACAAGGCAGAgccggaggaagaggagggggagagTATGGTCAG CTACAGTAAACTCATCGCCATGGCTGTGCAGATTGCGTCCGGTATGAAGTACCTGTCCTCTCTCAACTTTGTGCACCGTGATCTGGCGACCCGTAACTGCCTGGTGGGGAAGAACTACACCATAAAGATCGCTGACTTTGGCATGAGCAGGAACCTGTACAGAGGGGACTACTACAGGATCCAGGGCCGCGCCGTGCTGCCCATCCGCTGGATGTCCTGGGAGAGCATCCTGCTG GGGAAGTTCACCATGGCCAGTGACGTGTGGGCCTACGGTGTGACTCTGTGGGAGATCCTAACTCTGTGTAAGAAGCAGCCATACTCCCAGCTCTCTGACGAGCAGGTCATCGAGAACACAGGAGAGTTCTTCAGGGACCAGGGCAAGCAG GTGTACCTGCCGAAGCCTCTGTGTTGTCCGGACAGAGTTTACAATGATCTGATGCtgagctgctggaggaggaacgCCAAGCAGAGGCCGAGCTTCCAGGACATCCACACTCAGCTGATGGAGAGCATGGCGTAG